The Citrifermentans bemidjiense Bem genome window below encodes:
- a CDS encoding polysaccharide deacetylase family protein: MFWFDELYLLIREGVALGVALELPCPEAQRHYREGDVWKSYFACVEAAKRCGSERRHRLLEDLRQRVPLERERHLDDFGLLDWDQVREMERSGLVGFGVHTATHRILSELKEHELEEEVLAPRKRFTEQLGVEAESFCFPNGRPGVDFYPSHEEYLRLRGYVCAFSTGDELFDRSVGNRMAIARIPAGNDGSSHPDYFRLNTAGVLSPFRKWRCMDRQQ, translated from the coding sequence ATGTTCTGGTTCGACGAGCTCTACCTGCTGATCCGCGAGGGGGTGGCGCTTGGCGTGGCGCTGGAGCTGCCCTGCCCCGAGGCCCAGCGGCACTACCGGGAGGGGGACGTCTGGAAGTCCTACTTCGCCTGTGTCGAGGCTGCCAAGCGCTGCGGCAGCGAACGGCGCCACAGGCTCCTGGAGGATCTGCGCCAGAGGGTCCCCTTGGAGCGCGAGCGGCACCTAGACGATTTCGGCCTACTCGATTGGGATCAGGTGCGTGAGATGGAGCGCTCAGGGCTGGTCGGCTTCGGCGTGCACACCGCGACGCACCGGATCCTCTCGGAATTGAAGGAGCACGAACTGGAGGAGGAGGTTCTGGCCCCCCGTAAGAGGTTCACCGAGCAACTGGGGGTGGAGGCGGAGAGTTTCTGCTTCCCCAACGGGCGCCCGGGAGTCGACTTCTACCCAAGCCACGAGGAGTACCTCCGCTTGCGCGGCTACGTCTGTGCCTTTAGCACCGGCGACGAGCTTTTCGACCGCAGCGTGGGAAACCGGATGGCGATAGCGAGGATTCCGGCTGGAAACGACGGGAGCTCCCATCCCGACTACTTCAGGCTCAACACGGCGGGCGTGCTGAGCCCGTTCCGGAAATGGCGCTGCATGGACCGCCAGCAGTAA
- a CDS encoding GNAT family N-acetyltransferase, with the protein MAASAIDIEVVSDHGRFLELKPEWDLLLAQLGDQASVFLSHYWLDCWWRHFGGDAKLHLLVLRREGRMIAIAPLMRRRLSLYGLPVRCLCFPENGNTLHSDLLVGEAERGESLTELLSYLDRNRREWDLVHLHRMPGDSPNLAVALNLLRETGVKHHLRSVYASPYLKVAGGWQAFHAGRSVRVRKTLRNVRNSLERAACPDLVRVATWEEFLEQREAICRIASHSWTEEEGDSLATPVNRAFFEDLAREAAREGGLRVWLLLLDGRPAAFEFHLRGFGKQHALRASFDEEFASLSPGAFLEMELLREIYDEPQGVAHFDFGGSTDPYKKRWSDQARELVLLQLFNAEPYSRLCSLYATLLIPLLRQVRDLLRRKG; encoded by the coding sequence TTGGCTGCATCTGCGATCGACATAGAGGTGGTTTCCGACCACGGCCGTTTCCTGGAGCTAAAGCCTGAGTGGGACCTGCTCCTGGCGCAGCTAGGCGACCAGGCCTCCGTGTTCCTGAGTCACTACTGGCTTGACTGCTGGTGGCGGCACTTCGGCGGCGACGCCAAGCTGCACCTGCTGGTGCTGCGCCGCGAGGGGAGGATGATCGCCATCGCCCCGCTGATGCGGCGGCGCCTTTCCCTGTACGGCCTTCCGGTTCGCTGCCTCTGTTTTCCGGAAAACGGCAACACCCTGCACAGCGACCTCCTGGTCGGCGAGGCCGAGCGCGGAGAGTCTCTGACGGAGCTTCTATCCTATCTGGACCGGAACCGGCGGGAGTGGGACCTGGTCCACCTGCACCGGATGCCGGGGGACTCTCCCAATCTGGCGGTCGCCCTGAACCTGCTCCGGGAGACGGGGGTGAAGCACCACCTGCGCAGCGTCTACGCCTCGCCCTACCTCAAAGTGGCGGGGGGGTGGCAGGCGTTCCATGCGGGGCGGAGCGTAAGGGTTCGCAAGACCCTGCGCAACGTAAGGAACAGCCTGGAGCGCGCTGCATGCCCAGACCTCGTGCGGGTGGCGACCTGGGAGGAATTTCTGGAGCAACGGGAAGCCATCTGCCGGATCGCCAGCCACAGCTGGACCGAGGAGGAGGGGGACTCCCTGGCCACCCCGGTCAACCGCGCCTTCTTCGAGGACCTGGCCCGGGAGGCGGCCCGGGAAGGAGGGCTGCGGGTTTGGCTCCTCCTTCTGGACGGTCGCCCCGCCGCCTTCGAGTTCCACCTGCGCGGCTTCGGCAAGCAGCATGCGCTGAGAGCCTCGTTCGACGAGGAGTTTGCCTCCCTTTCTCCCGGCGCGTTCCTGGAGATGGAGCTGCTCAGGGAGATTTACGATGAACCGCAGGGGGTTGCGCACTTCGATTTCGGTGGGAGCACCGACCCCTACAAGAAGCGCTGGAGCGATCAGGCCCGGGAACTGGTCCTGTTACAGTTGTTCAACGCGGAGCCTTATTCCAGGCTTTGCTCGCTTTACGCCACGTTGCTGATACCGCTTCTGCGCCAGGTGCGCGACCTGTTAAGGAGAAAGGGATGA
- a CDS encoding formyl transferase, with translation MKDLRVVLVVSTDPSDLFFANQLARRLCAVAVVVEDQAAAPLGPRLRRTVRRLLSPWKLPEHLRGQRIIAEHVRRTALIDRDGFGDEGYQLQLPEECQLVELSGKGVLNRLETVERVRQLEPDLLVLCGCSIIKKELLSVPRLGTLNLHGGLAQRYRGVWTTLWAVVNREPEYVGATVHFVTPDIDDGDIVLQGRPELGPDDNPESLYVKVVRLGVEMMASAVAGIAAGQVQRYPLEQRGQLYLSSMVTPEVLTKAWRVTEEGVMQEYLSDRERRDAAVLPLMRGVFPPQGR, from the coding sequence ATGAAAGATTTGCGGGTGGTACTGGTGGTGTCGACGGATCCCTCCGACCTCTTCTTCGCAAACCAGCTGGCCAGGCGCCTTTGCGCCGTTGCGGTAGTGGTGGAGGACCAGGCGGCTGCGCCGCTTGGCCCCCGCCTGCGCAGGACGGTGCGCCGGCTGCTTAGCCCTTGGAAGCTCCCGGAGCACTTGCGGGGACAGCGGATCATCGCGGAGCATGTACGCAGGACCGCCCTCATCGACCGGGATGGTTTCGGCGACGAGGGGTACCAGCTGCAACTTCCGGAGGAGTGCCAACTGGTCGAGCTCTCCGGAAAAGGGGTGCTGAACCGCCTGGAGACTGTCGAGCGGGTGCGGCAGCTCGAGCCTGACCTCCTGGTGCTCTGCGGCTGCTCCATCATCAAGAAGGAGCTCCTTTCGGTGCCGCGCCTGGGCACCCTCAACCTGCACGGTGGGCTGGCGCAGCGCTACCGCGGGGTGTGGACCACCCTCTGGGCGGTGGTGAACCGGGAGCCGGAGTACGTGGGGGCCACGGTGCATTTCGTCACCCCGGACATCGACGACGGCGACATCGTGCTCCAGGGGCGCCCCGAACTGGGCCCGGACGACAACCCCGAGTCGCTTTACGTCAAGGTGGTCCGCCTCGGGGTAGAAATGATGGCTAGCGCCGTGGCAGGGATCGCTGCCGGGCAGGTGCAGCGTTATCCCCTGGAGCAGCGCGGCCAGCTCTACCTCTCGTCCATGGTCACCCCGGAAGTGCTGACAAAGGCATGGCGGGTTACCGAGGAGGGGGTGATGCAGGAGTACCTCTCCGACCGCGAAAGGCGGGACGCAGCGGTGCTCCCCTTGATGCGGGGGGTGTTCCCTCCGCAGGGGAGGTAG
- a CDS encoding DUF362 domain-containing protein: protein MFRISVRRRTFLKVLAAMLVLVAWGRKGVSHAAQAGKRSRVVVVHDAGAAPGPGLDNADLDPETVKRMVNQGVVALTGAADLKSAWRKVIPDPSKRVAVKVNCQIRGIYTKAKVVQPVLEGLMLAGVSADNILVYDMTDNAFELAGFKRNLGAGVKVGKVADFGGYSRILYHRLANLLTGGHPYSVANLVTNTLHAPAGRWDCDYLINVPVLKALDGYCGVTLSMKNHYGSIGNPGDHHKDIMDHIPLINSQPEIKDKTRLIVMDAIFGEYQWVNGRDQSHVVRVNKVLVACDTVAIDATGWRMIDALRKEHDLPPVAPRPQYIAKAAALGLGVADPSQIELLQLETGKGSGGRGR from the coding sequence ATGTTCCGGATCTCCGTAAGGCGTCGCACTTTCCTGAAGGTTTTGGCGGCCATGCTCGTCCTCGTGGCGTGGGGAAGGAAGGGCGTCTCCCACGCCGCCCAGGCCGGTAAAAGGAGCAGGGTGGTGGTGGTGCACGATGCCGGGGCCGCCCCGGGGCCGGGGCTCGACAATGCGGACCTGGACCCGGAGACGGTAAAGCGGATGGTGAACCAGGGGGTCGTTGCCCTTACCGGCGCCGCCGATCTCAAAAGCGCCTGGAGAAAGGTCATCCCCGACCCCTCCAAGCGGGTCGCCGTCAAGGTCAACTGCCAGATACGCGGGATCTACACCAAGGCGAAGGTGGTGCAACCGGTGTTGGAGGGGCTGATGCTCGCCGGCGTCTCCGCAGACAACATCCTGGTCTACGACATGACCGACAACGCCTTCGAACTGGCGGGCTTCAAGCGCAACCTGGGAGCCGGGGTCAAGGTGGGGAAGGTGGCGGATTTCGGCGGCTATTCCAGGATCCTGTACCACCGGCTGGCGAACCTCCTCACCGGGGGGCACCCGTATTCCGTCGCGAACCTCGTCACCAACACCCTGCACGCGCCCGCGGGGCGCTGGGACTGCGACTACCTGATCAACGTTCCCGTGCTGAAGGCGCTGGACGGCTACTGCGGGGTGACCCTCAGCATGAAGAACCATTACGGCTCCATCGGCAACCCCGGTGACCACCACAAGGACATCATGGATCACATACCGCTCATCAACTCGCAGCCGGAGATCAAGGACAAGACGAGGCTCATCGTGATGGACGCTATCTTCGGAGAGTACCAGTGGGTGAACGGCCGCGACCAAAGCCATGTGGTACGGGTGAACAAGGTCCTGGTGGCTTGCGACACCGTGGCGATCGACGCCACCGGCTGGCGCATGATCGACGCGCTGAGAAAGGAGCACGACCTCCCTCCGGTGGCGCCGAGGCCCCAGTACATAGCGAAGGCGGCGGCCCTTGGGCTTGGGGTTGCCGATCCGTCGCAGATCGAACTGCTTCAGCTTGAGACCGGCAAGGGATCCGGGGGGAGGGGACGGTGA
- a CDS encoding radical SAM/SPASM domain-containing protein, with amino-acid sequence MKLLVGAYRELSAELLRERHHRRVQALDCIAFLTYRCTSCCRTCTIWQREGSGMAELTREQWLELVPGLAQYGIRSFEIFGGDALLRKEVIFDLTERLTERGIASYFPTNANLCDRDAVERLVGAGLGTVYLSIDDVDEMHDRVRGVPGGFSKVAQALEHFSAVRGCGERPYIVICTTLSSLNFRNFPKLLDFLSGYPVQAVYPRPLGEFSAANVAASRLDGKLPEPYFASSDGSSHLMSPEDLVEMREMIREVRSRSYPFYVNWRTYYSTTDRTFLCGEYPLCHCRVASTVLTINPNGDVVPCPFFRSYVLGNLTRESLGAIWGNPHHREFLAAQRQGRLAICRNCNTRAYYTSLTETLGYYAKRALERTGLYHAL; translated from the coding sequence GTGAAGCTTCTCGTCGGAGCCTATCGCGAGCTCTCCGCGGAGCTGTTGCGGGAGCGCCACCACAGGCGGGTTCAGGCGCTGGATTGCATCGCCTTTCTTACCTATCGCTGCACCAGCTGCTGCAGGACCTGCACCATCTGGCAGCGGGAGGGAAGCGGCATGGCGGAGCTTACCCGCGAGCAGTGGCTGGAGCTGGTGCCGGGGCTAGCGCAGTACGGCATCCGCTCCTTCGAGATCTTCGGCGGCGACGCGCTGTTGCGCAAAGAGGTCATCTTCGACCTTACCGAACGCCTCACCGAAAGAGGGATCGCCTCCTATTTTCCGACCAACGCGAACCTCTGCGACCGCGATGCCGTGGAGCGTCTGGTCGGCGCTGGGTTGGGCACGGTCTACCTCTCCATCGACGACGTCGACGAGATGCACGACCGGGTCCGCGGGGTGCCGGGTGGTTTTTCCAAGGTGGCGCAGGCATTGGAGCATTTCTCTGCGGTGCGCGGCTGTGGGGAGCGCCCCTACATCGTGATCTGCACCACCCTGTCCAGCCTCAACTTCAGGAACTTCCCGAAGCTGCTCGATTTCCTGTCCGGCTACCCGGTGCAGGCGGTCTACCCGCGGCCGCTGGGGGAGTTCTCGGCTGCCAACGTGGCCGCTTCTAGGCTGGACGGCAAGCTCCCCGAGCCCTACTTCGCCTCCTCCGACGGCAGCTCCCACCTCATGTCGCCCGAGGATCTGGTCGAGATGCGGGAGATGATCCGGGAGGTGAGAAGCCGCAGCTACCCCTTCTACGTAAACTGGCGCACCTACTACAGCACCACCGATCGCACCTTTCTCTGCGGCGAATATCCCCTTTGCCATTGCCGGGTCGCGAGCACCGTGCTCACCATCAACCCCAACGGCGACGTGGTTCCCTGCCCCTTTTTCCGCAGCTACGTCTTAGGCAACCTGACGCGCGAGAGCCTCGGCGCCATCTGGGGCAATCCGCACCACCGAGAATTCCTGGCGGCGCAGCGCCAGGGGCGGCTGGCCATCTGCCGCAACTGCAACACGAGGGCCTACTATACCTCCCTTACCGAGACGCTCGGCTACTACGCCAAGCGGGCCCTGGAGCGTACGGGGCTGTACCATGCCCTCTAG
- a CDS encoding glycosyltransferase, with product MDLIIPKVMHVILSLDAGGGAERLVYDLVRDAVFSPAPPVVCCLYHPGKLGVLLQQEGFRVYSPATKPGGLQWSLVPWLARIIRKEGVDVVHAHQYTPMFYSVPAALAAGRKRVIYTEHGRLYPDLPKWKRRLCNPLLSWGIDQIVSISDGTKEAMVAVDNFAGDRIAVVHNGVLFAKPGSDFDPAEKRRSLGIPPSHRIIGTAARLERIKNLPMMLRGFQRVLEKMPDTSLLIAGRGSRERALKQYAQELGIADKVRFLGLRDDLPEIYPLFELFLLTSFSEGISVTLLEAMSHGVAPIATRVGGNPEVVLEGETGLLVGDDDYIELGEKILELMAVPERARRMGEAAHGWVGNHFSFEKMVQDYLRLYRGAEANPDDQVRE from the coding sequence ATGGATCTGATCATCCCCAAGGTAATGCACGTCATCCTCTCGCTCGATGCAGGCGGAGGCGCCGAGAGGCTGGTCTATGACCTCGTGCGTGACGCCGTTTTTTCCCCCGCCCCCCCGGTCGTCTGCTGTCTCTACCATCCCGGCAAACTGGGAGTCCTGCTGCAACAGGAGGGTTTTCGGGTGTACTCGCCAGCCACCAAACCGGGTGGGCTCCAGTGGTCCCTCGTCCCCTGGCTCGCCCGGATCATCCGAAAGGAAGGTGTCGATGTGGTGCACGCCCACCAGTACACCCCCATGTTCTACAGCGTCCCGGCGGCGCTCGCGGCGGGCCGCAAGCGGGTCATCTACACCGAACACGGCAGGCTCTACCCGGACCTTCCCAAGTGGAAACGGCGCCTTTGCAACCCGCTTTTATCGTGGGGGATCGACCAGATCGTCTCCATCTCGGACGGCACCAAGGAGGCGATGGTGGCGGTCGACAACTTCGCCGGGGATCGCATCGCCGTGGTGCACAACGGCGTCCTCTTCGCCAAGCCCGGCTCCGATTTCGACCCCGCAGAAAAGAGGCGCTCGCTCGGCATCCCCCCCTCGCACCGGATCATCGGGACCGCGGCGCGGCTGGAGCGGATCAAGAACCTCCCCATGATGCTGCGCGGTTTCCAGCGCGTGCTGGAAAAGATGCCCGATACCTCGCTCCTGATCGCGGGGAGGGGGTCGCGCGAAAGGGCCCTGAAGCAGTACGCCCAGGAACTCGGCATAGCGGATAAGGTGCGTTTCCTCGGGCTGCGGGACGATCTCCCCGAGATCTACCCGCTTTTCGAGCTCTTCCTGCTCACCTCCTTTTCGGAAGGGATCTCCGTCACCCTGCTGGAGGCGATGTCTCACGGCGTGGCGCCCATCGCCACCCGGGTGGGGGGCAACCCGGAGGTGGTCCTCGAGGGCGAGACCGGCCTCCTGGTGGGGGATGACGATTACATCGAGCTCGGCGAGAAGATCCTGGAGCTCATGGCGGTTCCTGAGCGCGCCAGGCGCATGGGGGAGGCCGCCCACGGCTGGGTCGGGAATCATTTTTCCTTCGAAAAGATGGTCCAGGACTATCTGCGGCTCTACCGGGGAGCCGAGGCTAACCCCGATGATCAGGTAAGGGAATAG
- a CDS encoding O-antigen ligase family protein, whose amino-acid sequence MREIVLYILIAMSAPAVLRRPFLGVVIYLGANIVRPEMLFWGGEGGSFVFVTYYILILAGCLLRGELSGLGQVFQREYLLMLWMLAAIYLSIMLAQFQVPLAGYFATDIAKTLGLCGLLYLLVKKLADIELLESTLLGCLTFLGIWGIEQQMLGNERLEGLGGAAWGDSNGVASVYVLFLPVALAFAYAAGKRRRFWIFMGVAAVMVALIVCTKSRGGLLGMVACLFCFAIYARKTAATFKIALLLALLVTPFATDAYLERMKTLQGVSDTENFEGSARSRFILWQAGLMVFTRNPVVGTGFLTYPEAKMEFEENFYHLEDHFREWVFRKESKKVTHNTYIQMLSDCGVFGALPFFLLMAGGIRSGFRARSRLKQEQREAPSLWLAGCSAGLTGFSVCIITIDSVTMPFIYVQLVVIGILSRTLSGSPAGLPLAVEPELAVAEQPL is encoded by the coding sequence ATGCGTGAGATAGTCCTTTACATCCTGATCGCAATGTCGGCTCCGGCTGTCCTGCGTCGTCCCTTCTTGGGCGTGGTGATCTACCTCGGCGCCAACATCGTGCGGCCCGAGATGCTTTTCTGGGGCGGCGAGGGGGGGAGTTTCGTCTTCGTCACCTACTACATCCTGATACTGGCGGGGTGCCTGCTGCGGGGCGAATTGTCCGGTCTGGGCCAGGTTTTCCAGCGGGAGTACCTCCTCATGCTCTGGATGCTGGCGGCGATCTACCTCTCCATCATGCTGGCCCAGTTCCAGGTGCCGTTGGCCGGCTACTTCGCCACTGACATCGCAAAAACCCTGGGGTTGTGCGGGCTGCTGTACCTGCTGGTCAAGAAGCTCGCGGATATCGAACTTCTGGAGTCGACCCTGCTCGGCTGCCTGACCTTCCTCGGCATCTGGGGCATCGAACAGCAGATGCTGGGAAACGAGCGTCTGGAAGGGCTCGGAGGGGCGGCCTGGGGGGATTCCAACGGCGTAGCTTCGGTGTACGTCCTCTTCCTGCCGGTCGCCCTGGCCTTCGCCTACGCCGCCGGCAAACGCCGGAGGTTCTGGATCTTCATGGGGGTCGCCGCCGTGATGGTCGCCCTCATCGTCTGCACCAAATCGCGCGGGGGGCTCTTGGGGATGGTCGCCTGCCTCTTCTGTTTCGCCATCTATGCCAGGAAAACCGCCGCGACCTTCAAGATCGCGCTCCTGCTCGCCCTGCTGGTGACCCCCTTTGCCACCGATGCCTACTTGGAGAGGATGAAGACCTTGCAGGGGGTAAGCGACACCGAGAACTTCGAGGGTTCCGCCCGCTCGCGCTTCATCCTGTGGCAGGCGGGACTCATGGTCTTCACCAGGAACCCGGTGGTGGGCACCGGCTTTCTCACCTATCCGGAAGCGAAGATGGAGTTCGAGGAGAACTTCTATCATCTTGAGGATCACTTCCGCGAGTGGGTCTTCAGGAAGGAATCCAAGAAGGTGACGCACAACACCTACATTCAGATGCTTTCCGACTGCGGGGTGTTCGGGGCGCTCCCCTTCTTTCTCCTTATGGCAGGAGGGATACGGAGCGGTTTCAGGGCCCGCAGCAGGCTGAAACAGGAGCAGCGCGAGGCACCGAGCCTGTGGCTTGCGGGATGCAGCGCCGGCCTCACCGGGTTCTCCGTCTGCATCATCACCATCGACTCCGTCACCATGCCCTTCATCTACGTGCAGTTGGTGGTGATCGGCATCCTTTCCAGGACCTTGAGCGGTTCTCCCGCAGGACTTCCGCTGGCCGTGGAACCGGAGCTTGCGGTCGCGGAGCAGCCACTATGA
- a CDS encoding phosphotransferase family protein — MNRCEIDPNLLLFIDPAAVRSEEKWLFFEGCPKDILQLLMEGSNVICHFPRRRLLHQFKVAAALWLKGVAASRVLFINDGLLSCFLHARSKKAYRLYLRRYLPKTMSLRLRMVYRLPLLLRCESTFLVLLCNKGSSYSGDADQALVEATELMLFSNRLGKLLLLDARNITSEHGEIMKTTAHCGYLPVMEKEFATLSDISAKMTDCRSLPQLGRHFVLNGRHFFTEKYIFGESLRHVLQRYGTHREPAKACYVLHLLDQWYASYLDVFTGSPRPFSTLTTHLLPLFSACYPSGSPELVEVARRHLADLDCCLPGLVPVVSHNDLWPGNFLSTRQGLVVLDWERATPERAPFFDYFWMIISAVLEYLAGAKSLRRYSNKMDIFLEAEDEVALEGHRLLRLFLKRLGVPDQHFQALLFLFLMEGSVQGFQSLGRQTEMDAEIFSQLLKFTDREAADGTRYIRQGADEPEQEDELGK; from the coding sequence ATGAACCGGTGCGAGATCGACCCCAATCTCCTTCTTTTCATCGATCCTGCGGCGGTCCGCAGCGAGGAGAAATGGCTCTTCTTCGAGGGATGTCCGAAGGATATTCTGCAACTACTGATGGAGGGCAGCAATGTCATTTGCCATTTCCCGCGCAGGCGGCTGCTGCACCAGTTTAAAGTCGCGGCGGCACTCTGGCTAAAGGGGGTCGCGGCTTCGAGGGTGCTCTTTATCAACGACGGGCTTCTTTCCTGTTTCCTCCACGCAAGGAGCAAAAAAGCATATCGCCTGTACCTGAGACGCTACCTCCCAAAAACGATGTCACTGCGCCTGCGGATGGTGTACAGGCTGCCGCTATTGCTACGTTGTGAGTCGACATTTTTGGTCCTTTTGTGCAACAAGGGCTCCAGCTACTCCGGCGACGCTGACCAAGCCCTTGTCGAGGCAACCGAGCTCATGCTTTTCTCCAACCGGCTGGGCAAACTACTGCTGCTGGACGCCCGCAATATAACGAGCGAACACGGGGAGATCATGAAGACCACGGCTCATTGTGGATATCTCCCGGTTATGGAGAAGGAATTCGCCACATTGTCGGATATTTCAGCGAAAATGACGGATTGCCGCTCGCTGCCGCAGCTGGGGAGGCATTTCGTGCTGAACGGGAGGCACTTCTTTACCGAAAAATACATCTTCGGGGAGAGCCTGCGCCATGTGTTGCAACGCTACGGGACTCATCGTGAGCCGGCAAAGGCCTGCTACGTTCTGCACCTGCTCGACCAATGGTACGCCTCGTACCTGGATGTCTTCACCGGCAGTCCCAGGCCCTTTTCCACGTTGACCACTCACCTTCTCCCGCTGTTTTCCGCGTGCTATCCCAGCGGCAGCCCGGAACTGGTAGAGGTGGCGCGCCGGCACCTGGCCGATCTCGACTGCTGCCTTCCGGGGCTGGTCCCCGTGGTGAGCCACAACGACCTGTGGCCAGGAAACTTCCTAAGCACCCGCCAAGGGCTGGTAGTGCTAGATTGGGAACGGGCGACCCCTGAAAGGGCACCATTCTTCGACTATTTCTGGATGATCATCTCCGCAGTGCTCGAATATCTCGCCGGTGCCAAAAGCTTACGACGCTACTCCAACAAGATGGACATTTTCTTGGAGGCTGAAGATGAGGTGGCCCTTGAAGGGCACCGCCTGCTCCGGCTTTTTCTCAAACGCCTCGGTGTACCGGATCAGCACTTTCAGGCGTTGCTTTTCCTGTTTTTGATGGAAGGCTCGGTGCAGGGATTCCAGTCCTTGGGAAGACAGACCGAGATGGACGCCGAGATCTTCAGTCAGCTGCTGAAGTTCACAGACCGGGAAGCCGCTGACGGCACCCGTTATATCAGGCAGGGTGCAGACGAGCCAGAGCAGGAGGATGAACTTGGTAAGTAA
- a CDS encoding glycosyltransferase family 4 protein has translation MVSNEAKKAVGGAATPVRVAFTERHGMAKELAEFPPSGVSYSFLNPLPKKNLLVRSGIKGYLGHYDSADHDLIEAILSPIITRNRWIYSIANFQEATTFNLLGCPLPRSARVAYLRYLMSKKNFKKLIFWSNSGRETLQSYGGLGEGWMQEKVAVVYPAIREVPNELIRFSSLHVNILFSGDFFRKGGANVVDAFVQAQKIYPGIRLRLCCDEQDFCTMNDALRQEYLDKVRSNSAIICGRVPREKLIEEILPETDIYLLPTYTEAFGFAILEAMAYGIPVISTNYFAIPEMISHGATGFLIDTRAFDCDKLFRGYLVNEIPEDFSRHVTQNLFTYLCQLIESPELRTEFGREAMAVARSKFSFAARNRAMQQIYREALG, from the coding sequence TTGGTAAGTAATGAAGCGAAAAAAGCGGTCGGCGGCGCAGCCACCCCCGTCCGCGTGGCCTTCACCGAGAGGCACGGCATGGCCAAAGAGCTGGCCGAGTTCCCCCCTTCCGGGGTCAGCTACTCCTTTCTCAACCCCTTGCCCAAGAAGAACCTCCTGGTGAGAAGCGGCATCAAGGGGTACCTGGGGCACTACGACAGCGCGGATCATGACCTGATAGAGGCGATCTTGAGCCCGATCATCACCCGGAACCGGTGGATCTACTCCATCGCCAACTTTCAGGAAGCGACCACCTTTAACCTGCTGGGGTGCCCGCTCCCCCGCTCCGCGAGGGTGGCCTACCTGCGCTACCTCATGTCCAAGAAGAACTTCAAGAAGCTGATTTTCTGGAGCAACTCCGGAAGGGAGACCCTGCAAAGCTACGGCGGACTGGGTGAGGGGTGGATGCAGGAAAAGGTAGCCGTGGTCTACCCGGCGATCCGCGAGGTACCCAACGAGCTGATCCGCTTCAGTTCGCTGCACGTCAACATCCTTTTCAGCGGCGATTTCTTCAGGAAAGGCGGGGCCAACGTCGTCGACGCCTTCGTACAGGCGCAGAAGATTTATCCCGGCATCAGGCTGAGGCTTTGCTGCGACGAGCAGGACTTCTGCACGATGAACGACGCGTTGCGCCAGGAGTACCTTGACAAGGTGAGGAGCAACTCTGCCATCATCTGCGGCCGCGTGCCGCGCGAGAAACTGATCGAGGAGATCCTCCCCGAAACGGACATCTACCTTTTGCCGACCTACACCGAGGCTTTCGGCTTCGCCATCCTGGAGGCGATGGCCTACGGCATTCCGGTGATATCGACCAACTACTTCGCCATCCCCGAGATGATAAGCCACGGCGCCACCGGCTTCCTGATCGACACCAGGGCCTTCGATTGCGACAAGCTGTTCAGGGGGTACCTGGTGAACGAGATCCCCGAAGATTTCAGCCGGCACGTGACGCAGAACCTTTTTACCTACCTCTGCCAGCTGATCGAATCTCCGGAGCTACGGACCGAGTTCGGCAGGGAGGCGATGGCCGTCGCCAGGAGCAAATTCTCCTTTGCCGCGAGGAACCGCGCCATGCAGCAAATCTACCGTGAGGCGCTGGGCTGA